Proteins co-encoded in one Bremerella sp. TYQ1 genomic window:
- a CDS encoding Gfo/Idh/MocA family oxidoreductase: MSDSTPTFALIGAAGFVAPRHLAAIKAVGGKLLAAVDPHDSVGVLDSYFPQARFFTEIERFDRYLEKLRRETNQEPAKYVSICSPNYLHDAHVRMALRIHAHAICEKPLVINPWNLDALQGLEDEFGCKVNTVLQLRYHPAVVELRDQIQSEENSQVHDVCLTYVTRRGAWYHSSWKGTEERSGGLAMNIGIHFFDFLMWVFGKAETIDVHVAEPNRMSGVLRLKSATVRWFLSVDQRDLPAGHVEAGKYAYRSITVDGNEIDLSSGFTDLHTRVYQGVLDGEGYGLDDARPGIELVHSIRHQKVSKPDEVVHPIVAS; encoded by the coding sequence ATGAGTGACAGTACGCCAACGTTCGCATTGATCGGTGCTGCTGGTTTCGTGGCACCTCGACACCTCGCAGCCATTAAGGCGGTCGGCGGAAAGCTTTTGGCCGCGGTCGATCCGCACGATTCTGTCGGTGTCCTGGACAGCTATTTCCCCCAAGCTCGCTTTTTTACTGAGATCGAACGGTTCGATCGGTACCTTGAAAAACTCCGTCGCGAAACAAATCAGGAACCCGCAAAATACGTTTCTATTTGCTCTCCGAATTACTTACACGATGCCCATGTTCGCATGGCTTTGCGAATACATGCCCATGCCATTTGCGAAAAACCGTTGGTGATCAATCCCTGGAACCTTGATGCACTTCAGGGTCTAGAAGACGAATTTGGCTGTAAAGTCAATACAGTCCTTCAGCTTCGATACCATCCGGCGGTCGTTGAACTTCGCGATCAAATTCAAAGCGAAGAGAACTCCCAAGTGCATGATGTTTGCTTGACCTACGTGACCCGCCGAGGAGCATGGTATCATTCTTCCTGGAAAGGAACCGAAGAACGCTCTGGTGGCTTGGCCATGAATATCGGAATCCACTTCTTTGACTTCCTGATGTGGGTTTTCGGCAAAGCAGAAACAATTGATGTGCATGTCGCAGAGCCCAATCGCATGTCTGGGGTACTTCGACTCAAGTCTGCCACCGTACGATGGTTTTTATCGGTTGATCAACGCGATCTTCCTGCCGGACATGTGGAGGCAGGCAAGTATGCCTATCGCTCAATTACCGTTGATGGCAATGAAATTGACTTATCCTCTGGATTTACCGACCTTCATACGCGAGTCTATCAAGGCGTACTCGATGGCGAAGGCTACGGCCTTGACGATGCTCGCCCTGGGATTGAGTTAGTGCACAGTATTCGTCACCAAAAAGTATCAAAGCCGGACGAAGTTGTTCATCCCATCGTTGCCTCTTAA
- a CDS encoding acyltransferase, with amino-acid sequence MPNAEIGENCSLGQNVFVSDSVKIGDRVKIQNNVSVYDGVTIENDVFCGPSVVFTNVVNPRSEISRKNEYRKTLIKKGATLGANCTIVCGATIGTYAFVGAGAVITKDVPDFALVTGVPAKQTGWMCRCAEAKLTFHDGVATCEKCESTYLLNSHGVVLQS; translated from the coding sequence ATGCCCAACGCTGAAATCGGCGAGAACTGCTCTTTGGGCCAGAACGTTTTTGTAAGCGACAGCGTGAAGATCGGCGACAGAGTCAAGATACAGAACAACGTTTCTGTCTACGATGGTGTAACGATTGAGAATGATGTCTTTTGCGGGCCATCTGTCGTATTCACGAACGTCGTGAATCCAAGAAGCGAGATCTCACGAAAGAATGAGTATCGCAAGACACTGATTAAAAAAGGGGCCACCCTGGGAGCCAATTGCACCATCGTCTGTGGTGCAACGATAGGGACTTATGCGTTTGTGGGTGCTGGGGCGGTCATCACCAAAGACGTTCCTGACTTTGCTTTAGTCACGGGAGTTCCCGCAAAGCAAACTGGGTGGATGTGTCGCTGCGCCGAAGCGAAATTGACTTTCCACGATGGCGTAGCGACGTGTGAAAAGTGCGAATCGACTTACCTGTTGAACAGCCATGGCGTCGTGCTTCAATCGTAG